In a single window of the Rhizoctonia solani chromosome 16, complete sequence genome:
- a CDS encoding histone deacetylase family protein has translation MSGLLTPIPGESKKRVCYFFDSDVGGFHYGPGHPMKPTRIRMCHSLVMNYGLYKKMEIFRAKPANKREMSQFHTDEYVEFLSKITPTNMNNFVKEQLKYNVGDDCPVFDGLFEYCSISAGGSMEGAARLSRNKCDIAVNWAGGLHHAKKGEASGFCYVNDIVLGILELLRYHKRVLYIDIDCHHGDGVEEAFYTTDRVMTVSFHKYGEYFPGTGELRDLGIGKGKYYSCNFPLRDGITDENYKSVFEPVITQVMQSYDPSAVVLQCGTDSLSGDKLGCLNLSMRGHANCVKFVKSFGLPLLLLGGGGYTMRNVSRCWAFETGLAAGVNWEAKFRYSSNRDDYADDNADEDMDDPNERIPVVRQRQKMIQPDMELSDSEDEGEGGRRNHQSHKSAGKRRIRKDT, from the exons ATGTCTGGGTTACTTACTCCCATACCAGGAGAATCCAAAAAACGTGTG TGCTATTTCTTTGATTCAGATGTGGGAGGGTTTCACTATGGCCCGGGGCACCC AATGAAACCCACCAGAATACGGATGTGCCACTCTTTAGTTATGAACTATGGGCTATACAAGAAAATGGAGATTTTC CGTGCCAAACCTGCGAATAAACGAGAGATGTCACAGTTTCATACGGACGAATATGTCGAGTTTTTGAGCAAGATCACACCGACCAACATGAACAACTTTGTCAAAGAACAGCTAAAAT ACAATGTTGGGGATGATTGCCCTGTGTTTGATGGGCTGTTCGAATATTGCTCGATTTCGGCTGGTGGTTCCATGG AGGGTGCGGCACGCCTCAGCCGAAACAAGTGCGACATCGCGGTAAATTGGGCAGGGGGGTTGCACCATGCTAAGAAAGGTGAAGCCAGCGGCTTTTGTTACGTCAATG ATATCGTGCTTGGGATATTGGAACTCTTGAG ATACCACAAACGAGTTCTTTATATTGATATTGATTGCCATCATGGAGATGGTGTTGAGGAAGCGTTTTACACTACCGATCGCGTTATGACGGTTAGTTTCCACAAGTATGGAGAGTATTTCCCTGGTACTGGTGAACTCCGG GATTTGGGTATAGGGAAAGGAAAATACTATTCGTGCAATTTCCCACTTCGAGATGGTATTACCGACGAGAATTATAAGAGCGTGTTTGAACCG GTTATAACTCAAGTTATGCAATCATACGACCCTTCGGCAGTGGTCTTACAATGCGGAACCGACTCGCTATCGGGTGACAAACTCGGTTGTTTGAATCTTTCTATGCGGG GACATGCGAACTGTGTCAAGTTTGTAAAGTCTTTTGGACTTCCGCTTCTTCTGCTTGGGGGTGGAGGATATACCATGCGTAATGTTAGCCGATGTTGGGCCTTTGAGACAGGTCTTGCTGCGGGTGTGAACTGGGAAGCG AAATTCCG ATATTCCTCGAACCGCGACGATTATGCTGATGATAATGCTGATGAGGACATGGACGATCCCAATGAACGAATCCCAGTGG TGAGACAACGACAAAAGATGATCCAGCCCGATATGGAGCTCTCAGACTCAGAAGATGAGGGCGAAGGCGGACGCAGGAATCACCAGAGTCACAAATCTGCGGGAAAGCGGCGCATCAGGAAAGACACCTGA
- a CDS encoding Respiratory-chain NADH dehydrogenase, 30 Kd subunit → MAQRVIRPFITSLHKASRVPTRAFHLSAVRAASTSPFTERTGVNLSETKYREQYSVLKDELTLYVAPSAIIPVLSFLRDHTQCQYKAVMDITAVDFPTRDQRFEVVYHLLSVKHNARIRVKTYADETTPVPSAHPCIEEQTGRSQVVLAGMETLAELGHECCRYERETWDMYGVFFKDHPDLRRILTDYGFEGHPLRKDFPLTGYTEVRYDEEKKRVVYEPLQLTQAFRNFDAASPWEMVGDGKDMKPEAFKLPVAKPAEEQKKSTSFTGLVYQHRTLQISSTHREWLSRFITFLTGGMDYLVAAERQMAENEPVEVHPKVEPVTQEPIAVHTALEEPKTGSPSDQPPSDASANTSHVQGSTLENTSASDPSAVVNNARTSDNIVATVPGQVATPGPHDEDRLGSDSQAHSSTPATEATTSSAAALATPMPTKRFAATNINKKFLAITAAGSPSSSFPAVPKPSTSATTARPAVIGPQPSSRLVTKKLTSTAPIAPASGGWSLRPTPPTSSSSSPAPADVSAAAQLAKPLPAAEPNHSNRPALVTAASVLSVDARSSAKPSREQSPAKAWATVPTTVGDAKRNLQEFPTAAEAAADSAEHKRPAGSALQHPHPHPHHPAVDAAINETDTDARDSFRGMHLDPNAHHWDEMEDESNDFLGEVIDFGDGKTYAVPHEDVESTPGSTFTKDTRLGNDYDRSWPRSQPTHSEPEGSRFSQQHGLPPRHPDGRHLFNERSNRLEPAKAPTSTTGSAFHQHAPPYAHLPPRSAPRRNSTLSSSDRPKLGHGREPPPHTRDQPPHAQSGLPSDNRTRRPSDARSSHSPVERRSSFLHDEERPRMGSIGMKSRAPEDLGLGLRRETSHDSRLSGGDRRSWSRASSHRVPVDPSHHTNTPDAGAALLTPEKPVTESSHVSDTAQSPLRKTSALHSTAPEAAGAPPPVVINEEREKFMKQAAERREGGSRKKRMRARRLGLLGVYFPLRKASGTKSPGTKSPLAKSPAVTSSELPSLAPTSEAHPKKNESLAPESAAGATISSWRKPLTETKPPAPAPEDKPKEPQPPPPPPPASAHMGGLGMPPLKSLLAGRRTSITTSPPESHRRRRSTASDFLDEPLGNKRSSQGQANVWNRDPRSTHENQEGRDRTMHARQSSLSNKPANESTWSRAAPPTGPSSSAAGPRPGFKEAPISALDDVMSRIKGVLTDMHAEEKPASAAGPLPAPSKATLGVSSRWTGSDVSSWRDNNTGKKQPNGSPVEPTPTEPFATTRLERPDTPPPAWKAFTVHINKNTITRPPLNKKQASLAKLPPMPVRWDILTWDPPVERMSNRTLSRDDLLFPKTYMRGVLSARVHLTRTDSGAKQAEPAAQRPRLTATVDVKSNRSPSAVNRPLPKSPAFMETQWRKSQQPVAASPMNNVVELQQKTTDVAAGSGEGSQLETTSRSPPPDHQAEREGRKPNVSSTGPAPSNRAKAPSKPSQSPDVSFHRSLHEKRPSNPPTVSFTVTSELDEAPTKPEEVTSESPKVDDSVELKESDVPIHSGDDSNGEKSEATGSGGKTQSPTPNSSVLLTPPVKVATAWQAPNGRLPDSEFIKSMWQHTSSKDDAAGENSLRDLSDDFPSSIPHSVQEMKTEDEEPKPSQPTTAGQPRMPHNVHRPFQVPTSPAPMHMQAYPNHMVNQAVPARPIPAASFSLPPPAPPQAVTQPTPYSPYVHPAPPTLIYSMPPNRIAPSPAPGPQMWVQGQPYGRPSPPAGMYPPQQGHAMTYPSPVTQLPPPLNKPHGVNGNHGHHHLSSPAMSHAVHMGSPAMGQMAHMGSPAMAHASPHMPGPPQHMYPGMGSPGGLGLGNNMGYPGQRPGPQMMQQSPMPTGIPNGYPMVPPGSFPPGGYGRGAMRTPSDGMPHHMPMPHQQHTPVSPATYHPNAYGRRVNAKDIELNRLKAKAKLRAQAESEGKIAPSTNANGRYLDYDLSKMVNSKGGFLVEENRITMKNEAQREEPVHIEKEKNPLCADCGSVDIDHQFKKVFRINVCNTCKNETPEKYSLLTKTECKQDYLLTDPMPHLLKANPHKSTWNNMMLFVRFQVEEFAFKKWGGPEGLDAEWERRMTEKRSKRSKKFEDGLKDLRRKTRESGWAKRKAEEHVHTHGVTDTSSGVQRCTECGFEVEVEEFAI, encoded by the exons ATGGCTCAACGGGTGATACGTCCCTTCATCACTTCTTTGCACAAAGCCAGCCGCGTTCCAACCAGGGCGTTCCACTTGTCGGCCGTTAGAG CCGCATCCACATCTCCATTCACGGAGCGAACGGGCGTGAACCTCTCGGAAACCAAGTACCGCGAA CAGTACAGTGTTCTCAAGGACGAGCTCACACTCTATGTCGCCCCGTCAGCCATCATCCCGGTCTTGAGCTTCCTGCGTGACCATACGCAATGTCAGTACAAGGCTGTGATGGATATCACCGCTGTCGACTTTCCAACTCGGGACCAGCGGTTCGAGGTTGTGTATCACCTCTTGAGTGTGAAACACAATGCTCGGATCCGGGTGAAGACATATGCAGATGAGACTACCCCTGTGCCGAGCGCACATCCTTGTATAGAGGAGCAGACTGGTCGGTCTCAGGTTGTATTAGCGGGTATGGAGACCCTGGCTGAACTTGGACATGAATGTTGCAGGTACGAGCGTGAGACGTGGGATATGTATGGAGTGTTTTTCAAAGACCACCCTGATCT TCGCCGAATTCTGACGGATTATG GGTTCGAGGGACATCCGTTGCGCAAGGACTTCCCGTTGACG GGCTACACCGAGGTCAGGTATGATGAAGAAAAGAAACGGGTTGTATATGAACCTTTGCAATTGACTCAAGCCTTCCG TAACTTTGATGCAGCATCACCATGGGAGATGGTTGGAGATGGCAAGGATATGAAGCCAGAGGCATTCAAGCTCCCGGTTGCCAAGCCTGCAGAGGAACAGAAAAAATC AACTTCTTTCACCGGTTTGGTGTACCAGCACCGTACACTCCAAATTAGCTCGACTCACCGCGAGTGGTTGTCGAGGTTTATTA CGTTTTTGACTGGAGGAATGGACTATTTAGTCGCCGCTGAGCGTCAGATGGCTGAGAATGAACCTGTCGAGGTGCATCCGAAGGTCGAGCCAgtgactcaggagccaatTGCAGTGCACACAGCACTGGAGGAACCAAAGACTGGGAGTCCAAGCGACCAACCACCGAGCGATGCGAGCGCGAATACATCGCATGTGCAAGGCTCGACGTTGGAGAACACGAGCGCGTCTGATCCGTCGGCAGTCGTAAACAATGCTCGTACGAGTGACAATATAG TCGCCACGGTACCAGGGCAAGTTGCTACCCCAGGACCACACGATGAGGATCGACTCGGTTCCGACTCGCAAGCACACAGTTCGACCCCAGCGACTGAGGCGACGACTAGCTCTGCGGCAGCACTGGCCACTCCAATGCCCACCAAGCGCTTTGCGGCGACGAATATCAATAAAAAGTTCCTGGCCATAACAGCTGCAGGGTCTCCGAGCTCTAGCTTCCCCGCTGTGCCCAAGCCATCTACATCTGCTACTACAG CCCGTCCAGCCGTCATCGGCCCTCAGCCGTCCTCGCGCCTGGTCACCAAGAAGCTGACTTCCACTGCTCCGATTGCACCAGCCTCTGGAGGATGGTCACTCCGCCCTACTCCCCCTACCTCATCATCCTCATCTCCAGCTCCTGCAGATGTTTCAGCTGCCGCCCAATTGGCCAAACCGCTGCCAGCCGCGGAACCCAATCATTCCAATCGACCTGCTTTGGTCACAGCCGCTTCCGTGCTCTCAGTTGACGCTCGATCCTCCGCCAAACCCTCACGGGAGCAGAGCCCTGCCAAAGCATGGGCTACTGTTCCTACAACCGTCGGCGATGCTAAACGAAACTTGCAAGAGTTCCCGACAGCTGCCGAGGCTGCCGCTGATAGCGCAGAGC ACAAGCGGCCTGCGGGATCAGCATTGCAACATCCACATCCACACCCACACCATCCTGCAGTCGATGCCGCTATCAATGAAACAGACACCGATGCCAGGGATTCTTTCCGTGGTATGCACTTGGATCCTAATGCTCATCACTGGGATGAG ATGGAAGATGAAAGCAACGATTTCCTAGGAGAAGTGATCGATTTCGGAGATGGCAAGACATACGCTGTTCCTCATGAGGATGTTGAATCGACACCGGGTTCAACGTTTACCAAGGACACTCGGCTTGGAAACGACTATGATCGCAGTTGGCCCAGGTCTCAACCTACGCATTCTGAACCCGAGGGCTCTCGCTTCTCTCAACAGCACGGGCTTCCGCCTCGCCACCCCGATGGGCGACACTTGTTCAACGAGCGCTCTAACCGCCTGGAGCCTGCGAAAGCTCCAACCTCGACAACTGGATCAGCATTTCATCAGCATGCTCCACCCTATGCCCATCTTCCTCCCCGCTCTGCACCTCGCCGCAATAGCACGTTGAGTTCGTCTGACCGCCCAAAATTAGGACATGGTCGAGAACCACCTCCGCACACTCGAGACCAACCTCCGCATGCCCAATCTGGGTTGCCCTCGGATAACAGAACACGACGCCCAAGCGATGCACGTTCTTCGCATTCGCCTGTCGAAAGGCGATCTTCCTTTTTGCACGATGAAGAGCGGCCTCGTATGGGATCCATTGGAATGAAGAGCAGGGCTCCTGAGGATTTAGGGCTTGGTTTGAGGCGTGAAACGTCTCATGACTCTCGGCTGTCTGGAGGGGATCGTCGGTCTTGGAGTCGAGCCTCCAGCCATCGGGTTCCGGTCGATCCATCGCACCATACGAATACTCCAGATGCTGGCGCAGCCCTCCTTACACCAGAAAAGCCGGTCACGGAATCGAGCCATGTTTCTGATACGGCTCAGTCACCTTTGCGGAAAACGAGTGCGTTACATTCTACGGCGCCTGAAGCGGCCGGTGCACCACCTCCTGTCGTGATCAACGAGGAACGGGAGAAATTCATGAAGCAGGCGGCCGAGCGGCGAGAAGGCGGAAGCAGGAAGAAGAGAATGCGCGCGAGGAGGCTC GGCCTCCTTGGTGTCTACTTCCCGCTGCGCAAGGCGTCTGGTACCAAATCTCCTGGAACCAAGTCTCCGCTCGCCAAGTCTCCAGCGGTCACATCCTCTGAGCTGCCCTCTCTCGCGCCCACCTCCGAGGCGCATCCCAAGAAGAATGAGTCTTTGGCACCGGAAAGCGCGGCGGGGGCTACGATATCTTCCTGGCGCAAACCTCTGACGGAGACTAAACCACCAGCACCGGCTCCTGAAGACAAACCAAAGGAGCCCCagcctccaccacctccaccaccagctTCGGCGCACATGGGCGGACTGGGGATGCCTCCATTGAAGAGCTTG TTGGCTGGAAGGAGGACGTCCATTACCACCAGTCCGCCAGAGTCCCACAGAAGACGACGCTCGACAGCTAGCGATTTTCTTGACGAACCCCTTGGAAATAAGCGATCTAGTCAAGGACAAGCGAATGTATGGAATAGGGACCCCAG GTCGACTCACGAAAACCAGGAAGGACGAGACCGAACAATGCACGCAAGGCAGTCTTCCCTGTCCAATAAGCCGGCCAACGAGTCTACTTGGTCCAGAGCCGCTCCACCTACCGGCCCAAGCTCCTCTGCTGCGGGACCGCGGCCAGGCTTCAAGGAAGCGCCCATTTCTGCTCTCGACGATGTCATGTCGCGCATCAAAGGGGTTCTTACGGATATGCATGCTGAAGAGAAGCCCGCTAGCGCAGCTGGGCCTTTACCCGCCCCATCCAAGGCCACTTTGGGCGTTTCGTCTCGCTGGACAGGAAGCGACGTGTCGAGCTGGAGAGACAATAACACGGGCAAGAAACAGCCAAACGGGTCCCCAGTCGAGCCTACTCCGACCGAACCATTTGCGACCACACGTTTGGAACGTCCCGATACACCCCCGCCGGCATGGAAGGCGTTTACCGTTCATATCAACAAGAACACCATCACGCGTCCACCTTTGAACAAGAAACAGGCCAGTTTGGCGAAGCTGCCTCCGATGCCCGTGCGCTGGGATATTTTGACTTGGGACCCACCTGTCGAACGCATGTCGAACCGGACGCTTTCGCGCGATGATCTCCTGTTCCCCAAGACCTACATGCGGGGTGTCCTCTCGGCTAGAGTACACTTGACTCGCACCGACTCTGGAGCCAAACAGGCCGAACCGGCTGCCCAGCGACCACGTTTGACTGCAACAGTCGACGTCAAGTCTAACCGTTCCCCTAGTGCGGTTAACCGACCGCTTCCCAAGAGTCCTGCATTCATGGAGACCCAGTGGCGCAAATCTCAGCAGCCGGTGGCAGCATCTCCCATGAACAATGTGGTTGAGCTGCAGCAGAAGACTACGGACGTGGCTGCAGGTTCTGGCGAAGGAAGCCAACTTGAGACGACTAGCCGATCACCGCCTCCAGACCACCAAGCCGAGCGAGAAGGGAGGAAACCCAACGTGAGTTCGACGGGTCCAGCGCCCTCGAACAGGGCAAAGGCACCCTCGAAGCCGTCTCAAAGCCCCGATGTTTCATTTCATCGTTCGTTGCATGAGAAGCGACCTTCTAATCCACCAACAGTTTCGTTCACCGTCACTAGTGAACTGGATGAAGCCCCCACGAAGCCTGAAGAGGTTACTTCCGAGAGTCCGAAAGTGGATGATTCTGTCGAACTCAAGGAATCGGATGTGCCTATACATTCCGGAGATGACAGCAATGGCGAGAAATCCGAGGCAACAGGTTCTGGCGGCAAG ACACAATCACCGACTCCAAATAGCTCGGTGCTGTTGACGcctccggtcaaggttgcAACAGCCTGGCAGGCACCCAATGGACGCTTGCCGGATAGTGAATTTATTAAATCTATGTGGCAGCATACATCTTCTAAAGATGATGCAGCAGGCGAGAATTCGCTCCGCGATCTCTCCGACGACTTCCCAAGTTCTATCCCTCACTCGGTTCAGGAGATGAAGACGGAGGATGAGGAACCAAAGCCTAGCCAGCCAACGACTGCAGGGCAGCCCCGGATGCCTCACAATGTACATCGTCCCTTCCAGGTTCCTACTTCGCCTGCCCCGATGCACATGCAAGCTTATCCAAATCATATGGTCAACCAGGCTGTTCCTGCCCGGCCAATTCCAGCAGCATCCTTTTCCCTACCTCCCCCTGCGCCTCCGCAAGCTGTGACTCAACCAACGCCATATTCCCCTTATGTGCACCCCGCTCCGCCGACATTGATCTACAGCATGCCACCAAATCGCATTGCGCCTTCTCCAGCACCTGGGCCTCAGATGTGGGTACAAGGACAACCATACGGGCGACCATCGCCTCCTGCTGGTATGTATCCGCCGCAACAAGGACACGCTATGACGTACCCGTCACCGGTAACACAGCTGCCTCCACCTCTGAACAAGCCGCATGGTGTGAACGGAAACCACGGGCATCACCACCTTTccagtccagccatgtcacaTGCGGTGCACATGGGTAGTCCTGCGATGGGTCAAATGGCGCATATGGGAAGTCCAGCTATGGCTCACGCTTCACCCCACATGCCAGGGCCACCCCAGCATATGTACCCGGGCATGGGTTCGCCAGGAGGGTTGGGGTTGGGTAATAACATGGGATATCCGGGACAACGACCAGGACCGCAAATGATGCAACAGTCGCCAATGCCGACAGGAATTCCCAATGGCTATCCTATGGTTCCTCCAGGCTCTTTCCCGCCGGGAGGCTACGGTCGAGGAGCGATGCGAACTCCGTCAGATGGGATGCCGCACCACATGCCTATGCCGCACCAACAGCATACGCCAGTCAGCCCCGCTACGTACCATCCGAACGCATACGGACGA CGTGTCAAcgcaaaagatattgaacTCAATCGGCTCAAGGCAAAAGCGAAGCTACGGGCCCAAGCAGAGTCGGAAGGCAAGATCGCCCCAAGTACCAATGCAAACG GTCGTTACCTGGACTATGATTTGAGCAAGATGGTCAACTCCAAGGGTGGATTTTTGGTCGAGGAAAATCGAATTACGATGAAGAACGAGGCGCAAAGAGAAGAAC CCGTTCATAtcgagaaggagaagaaccCTCTATGTGCGGATTGCGGTTCAGTAGATATTGACCACCAATTTAAGAAAGTGTTTAGAATCAACGTTTGCAACACCTGCAAGAACGAAACCCCAGAAAAATATAGTTTGTTGACCAAGACCGAGTGCAAGCAG GACTATCTTCTTACTGATC CCATGCCACACCTTCTCAAAGCGAATCCTCACAAATCGACTTGGAACAACATGATGTTATTCGTTCGTTTTCAGGTAGAAGAGTTTGCCTTTAAGAAGTGGGGTGGGCCTGAAGGACTGGACGCCGAATGGGAACGACGTATGACTGAGAAGCGCTCAAAGCGCTCAAAGAAATTCGAGGATGGCTTAAAAGATCTACGAAGAAAAACAAGAGAAAGTGGATGGGCAAAACGCAAGGCAGAAGAGCATGTTCACACCCATGGTGTTACTGACACAAGCTCGGGCGTTCAGAGATGTACCGAGTGCGGTTTTGAGGTGGAGGTAGAAGAGTTTGCTATATAG